Within Dysosmobacter sp. Marseille-Q4140, the genomic segment CGAAGTCCTGGCAGGCGGAGCGGAACTCGGGCACGGACATCTTCTTGCGGTCCAGCTTGTTCTGCTTGATGATGGCGGACTCGATGGGCATGCCGTGGTTGTCCCAGCCGGGGATATAGGGGGTGTAGTAGCCCCGCATGGCGTAGGACCGGGTGATGAAGTCCTTGATGGCCTTGTTCAGGGCGTGGCCCATGTGGAGGGCGCCGTTGGAGAACGGAGGGCCGTCGTGGAGGTTGAACCGGGGCTTGCCCTCGTTCTTCTTGAGCAGTTCGTTATACACGTCCTGCTCCTGCCAGCGCCTGAGCATCTCCGGCTCCCGCTTGGGCAGGCCCGCCCGCATGGGGAAGTCGGTCTTTGGCAGATTGATGGTCTTGTTGTAGTCCATTGCCGTGTCTCCTTTTATCCTGAAATGGTTTTGTTGATGAAATACAAAAAACGCTTTGCCTCTTTCTCAAGAGACAAAGCGTTTGGTCAAACACTCTGCGGTACCACTCTCGGTTGCCGTCCCCTTGCGGGGCGCGGCCGCTCGCTGCCCGCCGTCACGGGCCGGTGCTGTAACGGGCACCACGCGTCCACGCTTACTCGCGTCGTCTTTCAGCAGGAGGCTCCAAGGTGATTTTCGCCCGGCGCTTCCGTCCGCCTTGCACCAAACCGGCGGCTCTCTTTGCGGAAACTGAGGGGTTACTCGTCCTTTTCCACGCCAAATGTTTCATTTTACCCGATTATCGTATCACATTTTTCCGGTTTGTCAAGGCGGTTTTTGCAAAAACCGCCTTCGCCGCCCTATGCGGCAGCCCTGCAATAGAGGGCCATGGTGTCCCAGCACCACTCCGGCAGGGATCCCCAGCCGGTGGAGGCCATGCGGTAATTGCCCTCCAGGCCGCTGAAGCGGCATACGCCCTGGCCGTCCAGGGTCCAGGACAAGGGCGTTCCCGTCTCCGGCGTGAAGGTCACCGTGTAGGCCGCGGCCTCGTCCAGGGGCGCGTCCGTGGGGATCAGGACGGCGCCTTCCCTCCCAGACCCGGAGCCGGACCACAGCATGGCCCAGAATTCCTCCTCCGCCGCCGCGCCGGCATCTTCCACGCCCTGTCCGCCGGGGCCGGTCACCGAAAGACGGCAGGAGCGGGTCCTCCCGTCGGTCGGATCAGCAGGCAGCGGCGCGGGCTGGATCTGCGCCGGCACATAGACAATGTCCATCTCCAGCTTCAGCGCCCCGTCCTCCAGGGTCGCAGCGCAGAACTTCCACTCTCCTCCGTCCGTTTCCCGATAGCGGAAGATCAGCCGGACCGGGCCGGGTCCCTCGGCCTCCATTGCCTCCAGGACGGCGCTCCCGCCGCCGATATACTGGCCGGGACTCACCTGATAGACGCTGCCGTCCGCCGCCCGGTGGAAGAAGGTCAGGCCGCTCCACCACTCCGCCACCTCGTAGACCAGCTCCGGCTCCCCGCCGCCGTCCAGATCCAGGGATACCGGGTCCAGGCAGGGCTCCACCACCCGCAGCTCCCCGGCGCTGTCGAACCAGTAGAAGCGATACCGGTAGATCCCCGCGCCGGGAGGATCGCCGGTCCGCAGCAAAAACCCGTCCTCCCCCAGCACACCGGAGAAGGCTGTGAGGGTGACGCCCTGGGTGTAATCGGGCATCCTCCCCCGGCCGTCATACAGCTGGATGAAGCGGATCCACTGGCCCTCAGGACGCAAAAAGGCGCCGTACACCAGGCCCTCCGCCGTGGCGTAGAGCCTGATGCACGTGCCGTCATCCAAATTCAGTTCCGCCAGGATATCCGCCATCTCCGCCGCATCTGCCGGGATAAACAGTCCCTCCGCTCCCCAGCAGAGGCGGTTCTTCGCCGCGGTATCCACCGGCTCCAGCTCCTTCAGGGAGATGATCCGCACCGGGGATGGTTCCTCGTACTGGAGGGCATCGTCCTCCAGGGTCTGGGCGGTATCCTGCTCCTCCTGCGCCGGGGGAATGGGCCTGGCGGAGGTGGGGCGTCCGGCCAGCAGCATCGCCGCCGCTGTGACCAGCAGCAGGCAGATCAGCCCCGACGCCCGCTTGCGCAGTGCCATAGGGATCGCTCCTTCCGGCCGCCTCTCAGGCGGCCAGCACGAAATAGCCCATGCACAGGGCAATGGTGGTCAGTAAGTAGTGGAGGGCCGGCAGCCACTCCCGGTCCCGGCAGAACAGCAGGATGTTGATGAGGCCGAAGGCCACCGTGGCCCCCACCATCACCACCCAGGCGAACTGGCCCCGCAGGGCCACGAACTCCAGGACCGTCAGAAAGCCCACCAGCAAAAAGGTCATCTGAAACGCCAGTTTCGCTCTCACCGTCTGTTTCGCCTCACTGATAGCGGTATTGTCTGCCGGAGTATTGGTCCACGCACCGGAGGAACATCTCCCGGCTGCGGAATTCCAGCAGCTGGCAGCCTTCCTCCTCGTGGAAGGATACGATGCGGCGCTGGGTATCCACCCACATACGCCACAATGTCACGACGCCGGTGTTCTGTTCCATGATCGAAAGGCTCCCTTCTTCAAGCTCACGCGCCCATGGCGCGTATACTTATAAGACGATTGAACAATGGGTTTTGTTTCACGCAAAAGAAATTTTTTTCAGGCGGCATCCTCCGCCGCCTGGCTCTCCGCCGCGGCGGCCACATCCACCAGGAAATCCTCCCAGGCCTCGGGATGCTCCACGTAGTAGACGGGGCAGCGCTTACCGGTGACATCGTAGTGACGGATCACGTCCCGCTCCGGGTCCAGATGAAAGGTGTGGCACAGCCAGGCGGTCAGTTCCACGGTCCGCCAGTAGGTGACATCCGAAAACTGCCCCGCCGCATCAGGGTGACAGACCTCAATGGCGATCGTGTCGTCGTTGCGCTCATTGGAGGCATAGGCGATCTCCGTCAGGGGCACGCACTGGATCACCTCCCCCTCCAGGCCCACGATAAAGTGACTGGAGGCGTAGGTCCCCTCCGTTCCATCGGCCAGGGACGCGAAGTAGTTGCGGTTGGCCCGGGCGGCGGTGCCGGGGTTGCCCACGTAGTGGATGACCACGCCGCGGATCTCTTCCAGCTCCGTGCCCGGCCGGGACCACTCGTTGATGGGCAGCAGATCCTGCTCCACATACGACGGAAGCGCCACATGCTCTCCCGGCAGCCCCGTGTCCCGGTTCAGCCACAAGACGGCACCGGCCAGCGCCGCAGCCAGCACCACCAGCGTCAGCGGCCTGCGCTTGCGCCGGGCCCGGCGCCGCCGGTGCCGGTGAGACCGGCGGCGCCGGGGCATCTCATAGACGGTCTCCTCCATGGCTCACCCCACCGCTTCCGTCCAGTTCCGGGACTCGAACTGCTGGTCCTCCTGGGCATAGGTCACCAGGGGAATCTCCTTTGTCAGCTCCAGCTCCTCCAGAGCGGAGAGCAGCTCCGTAGCGTTGACGGAGAAGTCCAGGTCCAGGGAGTCTGTGATGGGCTCGCCTGTTTTGTCCAGTTCGCGGATGTAGTAGAGCGCCAGGCGGTTGGTGTAGGTCTCCTGGTCCCACCGGTCCGGCCTGAAGGCGTTGCGGCCGAATCGCCCCGCCTCCATATCCTTCAAAATGGCGGCATAGAGGGTCTGCGCGTCTGCGGCGCTCAGGCTGACGCCCTGGCTGCCCTGAATGAAATCACCGCCGGTGAACCGCAGCAGGGAGTCAATCTCCAGCTGGGGCCGCTGGACCACGGGGTCCGCAGCCAGCTCCGCCAGCCGGGCCATGGCGCTGTCCGGCTGATCCAGCTCTGAGACGTAATAATTGAGCCCGTAAGAGCGGCGGAGAGTGGTGCCGTCCGTCAGCTCATAGCGCAGATCCAGCCGTCCCCACAGCAGGCGGAGTTCACTGTCTCCGGAAGCCTGCGGTCCATTGCCGCTCTCATTGCGGCGCAGATGCTCCTTCTCCGCCAGGACGGCGGTCTGGATGTCCAGAAACCGCTGGATCTCATCCGGCGCCTTCAGCTCACCGTAATAGTAGGTGTTCTGTCCGTCGATCTCAAAGGTGAGGCTCTCCACCTCCTGGAGCGGCGGAACATACCCCTCCACGCCCAGCACGTCCGCCCGGACGCACAGACACAGTGCCGCCACTACCGCGGCGCACAGCACGCCTCCCTTCCAGGTGGCGCGCAGGACCCGGAAGGATTTGCGCATCAGCATGGCCGCGCCCCAGTAGCCCAGCAGGCCCATGGCCACCACACAGCCCATCATCCCCGGGAACCAGACCTTCCAGCTCCCCAGCATGGGGTCCAGGACCAGATAGTACAGGCCCTGTCCCAGCGACAGGGCGGCGCACAGGGCCACGCCCCACAAAAACACGGGCTTCGCCCACCGGACGGCCACTGTGTCCCCGGCGGTCTCGCTGGGCCGGCGGCGGTAGACGGCCAGCGCCGCCAGGGCCAGCGCCGCACCCACAGCGGCATAGATGGCCAGAGTGCCCAGGCCCTCCAGGTGCCAGTTCAGGGTCCGCTCCAGGGCCTCATCGTAAGTACCCACGACCGACAGCTTCTCGCTCAGTCCTATGACCGGCGTCAGCCATATGGCCCAGGCAGGAGCCGAGTAGTCGAATCCGTAATAGAACGCCTGGGCCATCTGCTGGACCAGGCCGCACAGGCCCATCACCAGCGCGTTGAGCACGCCGTAGAGCACCGGCGCCATGAGGATCTGCCCGGTGAACGTCACACACAGCACGGCAAAGGAGTAGAAAAACAGCATCTGCCCCAGGCCGCAGGCCAGGGCGCTCAGCAGCGCGGTGCCGTTCAGGGCCCCGGCGCTCAGAAGCACCAGCGCCTCCAGCGCAGCGCAGGTCACCTGTACCGCAACGGCCACCAGCAGTCCGGTCAGGTAATTGGTAAGAAACAGGCCCTCCCTCCGGACGGGCAGGCTGTGAAACAGGCCCACCGCTCTGGGAACCGTCAGATAGGAGAACAGAGCCATGGCAAACAGGATGCCGGCCACAACGGCGCAGAAAAGGCCGAAACCGCTCCAGGTGCTCAGCAGGTCCCGGGTCAATTCCGCCGCCCGGAAAATCCGGTCCGGCTCGGCGTAGCGGCCGAAGGCGTTGACGAACCGGGCCACCGGCCCCGCCAGCAGCCAGGCCACCGCATAGACCGCCCACAGCGGCCAGAACCGGGTCAGGTTCTTGCGCAGCAGCGCGCCGTTAAAGCACGATGTCTTTGACTGCATAGTCCGCACCTCCCAGCTCGTAAATAAAGATCTCCTCCAGTGTCAGCGGCACCGCGTCCGCCAGCAGCGGATCGTAGGGCGCCAGGCATCTCTGGGCCTCCTCCGCGCTCATGCGCATGATGAGGGTGTGGATGCGGCCCACCCGGGAGGCATGGAGCACCGGCACTCCGGGGGGCACCTGGTCCTCCCCCTCCCGGAAGACCACCTGCATCTTCACCATGTTGTCCTGGAGCTGGGCCAGGCTCCGCTCCAGCAGCACCCTGCCGTGGTCCATGATGCCCACGTGGTCGCACACATCCTCCAGCTCCCGCAGGTTGTGAGAGCTGACCAGCACCGTGGTGCCCCGCTGGGCCACATCCCCCAGCACCAGCGACCACACCTGCCGCCGCATCACCGGGTCCAGCCCGTCCACCGGCTCATCCAAAATCAGATATTCCGGCATGCAGCAAAGAGCCAGCCAGAAGGCGGCCTGCTTCTGCATGCCCTTGCTCAGGCGGCGCAGCAGCCGCCGCTCGTCGATCTGAAAGACCTCCTTGAGCTTTTCGTACCGCTCCATGGAGAAATGGGGATAAAATCCCCGGTAAAAGCGCATCATATCCCGGATGGAGGACTGGAGGAAATAGTACCAGTCGTCCGGGATGGAGGCGATGCGGCTTTTCAATCCGGCGTTTTCCCACACGTCCTCCCCGCCCATGCGGACGGTGCCGCCGTCCTGGCGGCAGATGCCGGTCAGATGCCGGATCAGGGTGGACTTGCCGGCCCCGTTGGGCCCCACCAGTCCGTAGACAGAGCCGGCGGGCACCGACAGCGTGGCCCCGTCCAGGGCCGCAAAGCCCTCAAACCGCTTGACCAGATCCTTCACTTCGATCATGCCCGCTCCACCTCCTTCTCATCCAGCAGCGCCAGCAGCTCCTTCCGGGTCACGCCCAGATACCGCAGCTCCGACAGCATCTCCCGCACCCGGGCCAGCAGCTCCCGCTTGCGCTCGGTATCGGCTCCGGCCACGGCGGCAGCGAAGCTTCCCTTACCCGGAACAGAGTAAATGTATCCCT encodes:
- a CDS encoding N-acetylmuramoyl-L-alanine amidase; translated protein: MPRRRRSHRHRRRRARRKRRPLTLVVLAAALAGAVLWLNRDTGLPGEHVALPSYVEQDLLPINEWSRPGTELEEIRGVVIHYVGNPGTAARANRNYFASLADGTEGTYASSHFIVGLEGEVIQCVPLTEIAYASNERNDDTIAIEVCHPDAAGQFSDVTYWRTVELTAWLCHTFHLDPERDVIRHYDVTGKRCPVYYVEHPEAWEDFLVDVAAAAESQAAEDAA
- a CDS encoding ABC transporter ATP-binding protein translates to MIEVKDLVKRFEGFAALDGATLSVPAGSVYGLVGPNGAGKSTLIRHLTGICRQDGGTVRMGGEDVWENAGLKSRIASIPDDWYYFLQSSIRDMMRFYRGFYPHFSMERYEKLKEVFQIDERRLLRRLSKGMQKQAAFWLALCCMPEYLILDEPVDGLDPVMRRQVWSLVLGDVAQRGTTVLVSSHNLRELEDVCDHVGIMDHGRVLLERSLAQLQDNMVKMQVVFREGEDQVPPGVPVLHASRVGRIHTLIMRMSAEEAQRCLAPYDPLLADAVPLTLEEIFIYELGGADYAVKDIVL
- a CDS encoding GntR family transcriptional regulator gives rise to the protein MISLNYRDSRPIYEQIKDGLRKLIVTGALRTDDKLPSVRALAQQLSINPNTIQRAYNELEGEGYIYSVPGKGSFAAAVAGADTERKRELLARVREMLSELRYLGVTRKELLALLDEKEVERA